The Glycine soja cultivar W05 chromosome 4, ASM419377v2, whole genome shotgun sequence genomic sequence AAACACGATACATATATCCTGGTAGGTCCCCTCATCCACCATCCGCTGCAGAAAACGACAACCATTCTGATCCTTTGCCAGGTTGTAAATGTAGCACTGCGCATCAGGCACAGAATAAAAATCCAGCAGCATGGGCAGTGATGAGAAATCACCACCACCACTTCTTTGAACAGAAGGAGCAGCAGCAGAATAAAAGTTCTTAGGAACAACACTCCCACCCACGCCATGAATTGCAGCAGCATCATCATCGCGAGGACTCCTTCTGTAAGAACCGTACCCATTCTCAAAGTAGTGTTTTGCATCTCTCCCTTGTAGAAAAACGCCATTGTTGTCATACCTAAACGCTGTAGCAAGGTCTCCCCCGATTCTCCTCGGAGATAGAAAAGGGGAAAGTTCAGCTTTTTGTTTTGCAGCAACGTAATAATGTGATGGGGTAATATTGGCATTGGGAGGATATTGATGTTGAGGCGTTATCTGAGAAAACCTAATGGGACTTTTGACTCCTCCTCCATCGTGGAGAGACTGTGAAGCCGCCATGTAACGATCACGGAGAATCTGATAGTTATTATCAGATGTACCCTCTAGCTGCCTCCTCCTCTGATCGACGAGGTGATGATACACGAGGTTGGCGTGATCATCTGGGGTGCCAAGAGTGTAACCTTTATCGAATAAAGGCACATTGTTGACATGCTGATGATAGGGAAGGGATGGGAAGGTTCCTGTTTCGTTGAAACAAAAAGCGTAAGGGTCCAGACCCATGTTGGTTTGGGTGTTGTTAACATATGGGAGGGTTCCTGTTTCATTGAAATAAGAAGCGTAGGGTTCGAAAGGCATGTTATCGGTTTGGGTTGCATCGAAGAAGTTGATTCTGGAGAAATCATGGCCCCAAACGGGGTATGCAGGGTCCAACCAGAATCTGCAGGGAGAGGGAGGTGGTGGTGCGGGAGAAGGAGCGAGAGGGACCCTGGTGATGGGGGACCCAACGGCCACATGGTCAGGGTGAAGGAATGGTGATGGTGTTGTGGGAATCCCAACGAACCTTGTTTCTGCGTCCTCTGCTGCGTTTCGTTTGTTGTTGTCGTCTGACATCTTCAGCATGGGGGAATCCATGATTcggggtttgtttgtttgttgtcACGTGAAAAAGTGGGACGGAATTAGAAAGGACGGCGGTTGCGGCAATGAGCGTGGCGTAGCCTATGAATCTGGTTTTGATTCCATGGGGATttgtgaagagagagagagagagggttttTGATTGTGAAATTGTTTGTGACACTATTGAGTATTGACTCGGTGACACTGGTTTAACAAAATCAGCAGCCAACAGCTTTCACTCTTCCATTCCTACCACTATTTGTATGCTAGGGTGATATCGTGAAATTAGGGAAAAATTACTtcaatcttatattttctttttattttatcttttcagtTATTTgaatttactttaatttaatcttattttgttcTGTTAAAACTGGTAAATATTTGATGCTACTAGTAAATCATAAAGCTTTTGGTTTGCTCTCAAAAGTcataaagtttatataaaaaaggaaaatagaaaattcCTATCACAACTTTATGGTTTGCAAATATCTGCCAATTCATTAAAACGTGCGTTTGAATGTGGCAAAAGTAATCCCATAAAGGAGAGTATGATATACAAGAATATacttataacaataaaaaaaatggaatggttaatttattcaaataataagatataatgaaagtaaaaaatcgtcaagaagaaaaaaaattatatgagtaatatcaatcaatcaatatcaatatattatacaaaGCACATTTACTGACTTTGTTTGTCAATATAAGTGTCAAGCATTGATTAAAATAGATCTCACTTAATTTAATAAgttgattttgtcatgtaatAACAAGATTAGTTGcacaaaatttatattgattttgtcattaaAATACCATTAATATTGACCGTATAATATCTATACCAACGCATAAAGGAGATACAATTATCTACCGTTAtacttgagaaattgaaaattgaaattaaagaaGGGTTGCCGCGTGGAAGGGAGGAATAGTTGATTTTTGCTGTGAGTGTGGATGGCATAAGTACGGCACAAAGTcttaaagaattaatttttttttattttaactcatTCGTAcacatttttgtatattttatttctttttttttttttactaattgttgtttaattaatcTAGCATGCCTTTCCCGGGATATGAGGTTGGAAACTGTCATTGCCAAGGAGGTAATTGATGAAAAAAAGGAGAGGgagaatattttttcaaaatcaagattattgtaattttttagcaattaaatatttttatttttagttatgttgttcaattggtttttaatttttttatttggagtgtgtcattcattaaataaaattcaaaagttgtaattaaaaattattgtaacatattaatttttgacacaataacacaataaaaatgCGAGTACAAAAACTTACAagcattaattatttgataaaattcaaatttcaaataatttattattaactatATACGATTCACCCCTCGACCACTTTTACAATTAAGgtatattcttcttcttctttattttttttccttcttcttctttgctaaaattatttttctaataaccTTTCTGTTAAAGAACTCTCATTTATTCCTTTGTATATgatacaatattattttcattgttttctattttctttttgaatatCATCTATGTCCATGATTGTTATTTcctctttctaaaaaaaatataattttcattgtgGATTATTTTATGGATAGGGCTGGAAAATCCTTCGCTAGTCCCTCGATGTATTTGACCTATAGTTGTATCAGTAGGAAAAGGTTAAACTCATTCTACGAAATCAATATTATCATTgatagtttattttataatgttaattatatatatctgTCAAGGTTTTCAGCAATTATGTGATAGTGAGGGGTTGATTCATGAAATTACACCACCTTACACACCCCTTTATAATGGAACAACTAGGAGGAAAAACAAAACCAATATGAACATGGTAAGGTGCATGTTAAAGTCTAAAAACCTACCAAATTATCTTTGGCATGAAGCTGTATCAACAACAGTGCACATTTTGAATCGATCTCCAACCAAGAGACTTACAGGTATGACACTAGAAGAAGCTTGGACTGGTGTGAAACCATGTGTAGCTCACCTTAGAGTGTTTGGTTCAATCTGCTACAAACATATTCCTGACTAATTGAGAAGGAAACTAGATGACAAGGGTGAGCAAGTCATATTGATTAGTTACCATGCTATTGGTGGCTATAAATTGTATGATCCAAGAAGCAAACAAGTAACCATGAGTAGAGATTTGATATGTTATGAGAATTAGAGTTGGAATTGGGGTTCAAAACCTAAAGAACCTTCCTTAGTCAAGAATGTtggagaaaatgagagaaatcaGGGAATCACACACACTCAAAATGATGAGAtgaatattattgaaaaaaattgaattacacATTAGACCATTTATATAGTCTAAGTACAGATTCCTTGACACATCACTAATAGACTTAACAAATTCACACCTATATTATATCTAATATATTCTGAATTACAACTATCAGTCCCCTTTGATTCATAATCTTTATAGATGACAGTCCAAGCTTGTCTCTTAATACTATGAATCTATTCACCTTCAAGCCTTTTATGAGAATATTCGCAAGTTGTATTTCAGTACTGTAGTACTTCAAGTCAAGTTGTTTTTTGCTCACCTTTTCATGAAGAAAGTGAAATCTTGTCTCTATGTGTTTTGATCTTCCGTGTGCTACTGGATTCATGGCCAAACTGATAGTGGATTTATTGTCTAGATACAATTCGACTAGCCTCTGAATTTCTATCTTCAATTCTTCAAGTAAAGAGTCTAGCCATAGTGCTTGGCATGCAGCATAGCATGCTACAATGTACTCAGCCTCACAGGAAGATAATGCCACTACAGGTTGTTTCTTTGAACACCAGCTTATTGGTGCACCAAGGAACTTGAAGAGATATCATGTAATGCTCTTCCTTTCCACCTTGTCTCCTCACCAATCTAAGTTTAAGAAACCCATCAACATAGTTGTAGATTCTGAAATTCCAACCAGGCCTGTGAGAGTAGTTTGATCAGAATCCTTAGGAAATAGAACACCATAACTAAGTGTTCCTCTAAGATATCTTAGAATTCTCTTAGCAGCAGCCCAATAAGAGGCTTTAGGATTGTCCATAAACCTACTAATTAGactaattgcaaaaaaaaaatgtctgatCTTGTGTTGCAGAGGTATCTCAATGACCCTACGACCTGCTTGAATAGGATACTATCCACTGACTTTTCTGACTCATCTTTCACTAATCTCAAGCTTAGGTCAACTGGAGTGGATGCTGGGTTGCAGCTCATCATCTTAAATCTCTTCAGGAGGTCTATTGCATACTTATGTGGGTGCATAATCAGAAGTCCTTTGGTTTCCTTGAACTCAATTCCAAGGAAATAAGACAATATCCCTAGGTCTGTCATCtcaaattcaaacttcaaactcCTCTTgaatctctctatataaatcTGATTACTCCCTATGATCAACAGATCATCAACATACAAGCAGAGAATTATCAGATCATCTTTGTCACTCTTCTTTACATAAACTTCATACTCCTTCTCACACTTATGGAAACCTTGTTTGACAAGAAAGGAATCTATTCTCTTGTTCTAGGCCCTTGGAGCCTGCTTTAGGCCATACAAAGCCTTGGATAACCTGAACACCTTGTCTTCTTCACCCTTGATctcaaacccaggaggttgtttCACAAAGACCACCTCTTCCAAAGTACCATTGAGGAATGCCGACTTTACATCAAGCTGGTATAGGGGTCAATCTCTACTGTGGGCTAGAGCTATCACCAACCTTATGGTTTCTAGCCTAGCTACTAGAGCAAACACTTCTGAATAATTTAAACCATCTCTTTGGAGGAATCCTCTTGCAACTAGCTTTGCTTTATGCTTGGCAACAGTTCCATCAGGCTTTAATTTCACCTTAAACACCTACTTCACATCTATTGGAGACTTGTTTGGAGGCAAGTCAACAAGTTTCCAGATCTAATTTCTTTCAATTGCTCTCAATTCCTCTTTCATTACAGCTTTCCAATGATCTTGTTGTAGTGCATCTTTGTGATCAATTGGTTTAGTGTCTGCCAAAAAGGCAAAATGCACGAACTCGCTTGCTTTCCTTTTTGCTTATGCCTTCTCTTCATCATCTACCACTGCAGCATGCCTAAGGATGTTAGGCATATCAACatgataatttttatactttaaagGCAGGTGTTTTTCTCTCTGTCGTCTCTAATGCACAGCAGCAGGTTCCTCATGATCAGCTCCTATTTTTGCTGCTTCACTGAGTCCAGTCTCATTATTCTCATCTCAAAACAAGGTGTTGATAGTGCACTTCCTCTTCCAATCCCAAGAGCCATCTTCATCAATCACAACATCTCTGTTGATGAAGATCTTGTGAGTTAACGGATCATACAACCTATACGCACCAGTTGGATGATATCCAACCAGTATCATAGGTACATCCTTGTCCTAAAGCCTTTTCCTCCTTTCATCAGGCACATGCTTGAAACACAGTGACCCAAACACTCTCAAATGCTTCACTATAGGCTTCCTTCGTGTCCATACTTCCTCAGGCACTCTATCTTTTAGCTTCTTTGTGGgacacttattaaaaatatatgttgcaGTGGACACTACTTCTCCCCATAAAGTTGATGGCAAATGCTTCTCTTTCAACATACACCTTGCCATGTTCATCACTGTCTTGTTCCTCCTCTCAACCAAACCATTATGCTGAGGAGTATAGGGAGCAATGATCTCGTGTATTATACCATGATTAGTACAGAAAGATTCAAAATCATTAAATGTGTACTCTCGTCCACCATCAGTTCTAATGATTTTGATTGACTTTCCACTTTGATTTTCACTCAACACTTTGAACTCTTTGAAAACAGAGGGCACTTTAATCAGGTATAACCACATCATTCTACTAAACTCATCAATAAAGGTTACAAAATATTTGTTACCTCCCATTGAAGACACTTCCAGTGGACCACGTACATCAGAGTGAACAACTCCTAGCACTTCAGTTGCTCTTGTAGGTGATTCTGATTTGAAAAATTTCCTGGGTTGCTTGCTTGTCAAGCATCTCTCACAAATCTTATTAGGAAATCTGATCCTGGGCAAGCCCTTAACTAACTTTTGTGATTGAAGTTGATTCAGTCCCTTGAAATTCAAATGCCCAAGTCTTGAATGCCAAAGCCAGCTCTCATCTTCATTGGCGATTGATGCCAAACACTGCACATCAGCATTATTCATGTTCACCTGAAAAGTTCTATTTTTGGACAATGGGATTTTAAACACTCTCACATCACTTGGATCTAGCAAATCTAGAAACTTGTTCTTCAAGGATGCTGAAAATCCTTTCTCAAGAAGCTAGCCCAAGCTCATCAGATTACACCTCATATATGGCACATACATCACCTCTTCTATTACTACAAGGCTTCCCTTACTCATTTTGAAAGTAATATTCCCAATTCCCACACTTCTGATAGTAATGTGATCTGCAAGCTTTATAGTGCATTTTTTACTATCATCAAGACTCACTAGCCAACTTGAATTACAAGTCATGTGATTTGAGCAACCAATGTCCAGATACCATGTTTCTAAATCTCCACTACTGGTAAAGTTGCAGGTGGTTGTCATTAATACAACTGCTTCTCCATCTGAATCACTTTCACTATCATCTTGTCGCTTTGCTTGTGCCATATGAGCCTTCTTTTTActatatttcttcttcttctctcttacaTCTGCACTTCCACATTCATTTTCTAAGTGTCCCCAGCCTTGACAATTTAGCATCTAATCTTACTCTTGTCAAACTTTCCTTTTCCACCCTAATTCCTTGATCCTGGTTCCCTCTTTCTCCCATATGATTCTGATTGATCCTGATCAAAATCAGTATGATCATGTTTGCCATGAAATGAAGAGTTCTTTCCTTCCCGCTTGTTGCTCTGCCACTTAAAATTTCCTTTCGActtcttgttctttcctccttgATTCTATTTTGGAGCATATAGAGCCTGATCTTCCGGTTTTATTGGGCttctctcattcattttcaactCATGTGCCTCTAGAGAGGTTTGTAGCTCTTCAATTTTCATCTCAGATAAGTCCCTGGCCTCCTCAATTGTAGCAACTCTCCCATCAAATCGAGGAGTTAAGGTTCTCATCACCTTCTCGACCAAATCTTGATCTTTGAATTTTTCACCACATTCTTGCATTTGGTTCACAATTCTAAGCAATCTTGTGAAATAATCACAGACTCTCTCATTGTCTTCCATTTGAAGGAGCTCATATTGTCTCTTCAAGGTGTTTAACTTCACCTTCTTTAACTTGTCATCACTGGAACAAGCCTTTGCAAGAATGTCCCATGCTTCTTTCAAAGTTGTGGCAGTAGCGATCTTCTCAAAATGTGCGGAATCAATGCATTGATGCAATAAAAAAGTGTCTTACAATCCTTCTTCTTCAAATCCTTCAACGCTTGTCTTTAAGCATCTGATGTGGTGGCTTTAGGTTCTTCAACTCCATTCTGAATAACCTCATACACATCCTAAATCCAAATAAGGCCCTTATTTGCACGTTCCATTTGGACCAGTTTTCCCATCAAGAACTGGTAAGTTTCCAAGTATGTGACCATTCATGATGCCGTCTCGATCAATCTTCACAAAAACTCTTCAAGAATTCGCCAAGAATCTTGCACAGGATCTGAAATCATGCGAATCTTGAAAATCAACACTCAACAAGATCACTTCACTTATAATCTCACAACCCTCAACAGTTTACACTTGAAGGATCCTCACAGTGTTTGAATCTCACAATTCTCTCACATTATTTGCACTCACACTCAGATTTTTTCACTCAAGAACCCACTTCTCTCATCCTTCTTGGTCCCTAGAACATGGAGCTCATGATACCAATTCTATTGGAGAAAAGGAGAGAAACCAGGGAATCACACGCACTCAAAATGATGAGATGAATATTGAAAAAAACTGAATTACACATTAGACCATTTATATAGTCTAAGTACAGATTCTTGACACGTCACTAACAGACTTAACAAACTCACacctatattatatataatatattctgAATTACAACTATCAAAGAATCCTATTGGAAGATGCCAACTCACATAGATCAGCAGTCAACAATTCACAGAATATGAAGAGATCAACAAGAGTAAGTCAATTGCCTTCACACTTGAGTGACTATGAAATGTTTCATGACTCCACAATTACTTCAGAGGGTGAATTAGTGCACTTTGCACTAATAGCACAATCTAAACCAGTAGATTTTGAGAAGGCAATGACAAATGAGAAATAGATGAAGGCTATGCAGGAAGAGATCAACTTAATTGAGAGAAACCAGACCTGGGAGCTAGTTGATCTTCCTCAAGAAAAAAGACCAATAGCATTGAAATGGGTTTACAAAGTGAAAGTCAACCCAGAAGGTGAAGTTGTGAAGTATAAAGCCAAACTGGTGGCAAAAAGGCTTACAAAAGGCAAGGATTGACTATAGAGAAGTATATGCACCTGTAGCAAGGCTTGAGACTGTAAGATTAATGGTTGCAGTGGCTACTTAGAGAAATTGGTCAATGCATCAACTTGATGTGAAATCAACATTCCTCAATGGACCTCTAGAAGAAGAAGTGTATGTGTATCAACCACAAGaatttgaagtaaaaaataGTGAGGAGAAAGTGTACTGACTCAGAAAAGCACTTTATGGTCTTAAGCAAGCATCAAGAGCTTGGAAcaaaagaattgatatttttctaaatcaaatTGGCTTCAACAAGTGCACTTCAGAACATGGTGTGTATCTAAAGGTGTCAAAGAAAGGTCCTAGGAGTGATATGATGATTGTATGCCTATATGTAGATGATCTCCTGGTTACAGGCAGCAGTGAAGGGGAGATTGAAgaatttaagaagaaaataatgcaAGAGTTTGAAATGAGTGATCTAGGACTTTTGTCATACTTCCTTGGAATTGAATTCAAGGACTCAAATCATGGAGTCATCATGCATCAAGCCAAATATGCTAGAAACATTCTAAAGAAGTTTAATATGAGTAAGTGTAACTCTGCAACAACACCAATTGAAGCATAAAcaattgatgatgaagaagactgTGAAGAAATGGCCAATCCTACTTATTTCAGACAAATAATAGGCTCTCTCAGATACATGTGCAACACTAGACAAGATTTGAGTTTCAGTGTTGGCTACATTAGCATATTTATGAAGGCACCAATGAGGAGACATCTCTTAGCAGCCAAAAGAATCATGAGGTACATCAAGGGTACTGTAGATTATGGAATTCTATTTCCTAAAGGAGGTGGAGAATCTGAAATAGAGTTACTTGGCTATTCAAATTCAGATTGGTGTGGCGATAAAAGTAATAGGAAAAGAACTGTTGTTTATGTGTTCTTGAGTGGAGGAGCACCAGTCTCATGGTGTTCAAAGAAAGAAGTCGTGGTAGCTTTGTCCCCTTGTGAAGTTGAGTATGTAGCAGCTTCCATGAGTGCTTGTCAAGTTGTGTGGCTTGACACTTTGATGCAGGAGCTGCAATTGAAGCAAGTTGGAGTTGTGAAACTGTTAGTGAATAATAAGTTTGTAATAGACTTAGCCAAACACCCAGCAGCAAATAGGAGAAGTAAGCACATTAAGAGTCGGTTTCATTTCCTTAGAGATCAAGTCAACAATGACAAATTAGTATTGGAATATTGTAAAACTGAGTTGCAGGTGGCAGATATATCCACCAAGGCATTAAAAGGAGAAAGATATAGAGACTTGAGAGAGATGCTAAATCTAGTGAACATAAATGTAATATGAATTAAAAAGGGGTGTTAGAAATGTAATTCAGATTAAGAGAATGTAGTAGTTAGTTGAAAAGGAAAAGTTAGTTAACTTATTAGATTGAGTTAGTTACCCCAACCACTTTTTGAAGTAAAAGTTGTTGAGTGTGGAAGTTGCTTGTTATATATAAGTAACTTTCATCCTTGTATTTTTGGTGTGGACAATATTGAATAATATTCATCTATTCTTCCTCATAAATCAGAGTGTGAATCATCCTGCTTGAGTGTGTGAATTTCTACAAAATTAACTGTATTTGTACATGGGTGATTTTAATAGTTGCAACAAACatgaaattttaatagttaTGAACTGATTCAAAAGTCAATTATGCTCATGATGATTTTGGGACTCAATGTTTAACTATAAAGTTTgttaatagaagaaaaaaaattatataatcatcaatttaaatttacgatttttttcatcaaattgTCGTTGAACAGaactaattaataatcaatttgtTTACAAGTCTATTGATTTGGTTAAATATTAAAacgtaataaaatttataattaaaacattttttaattaatgtcattATTTCTAGAAGTAGAAAGGTTGGGATTttttcacccccccccccccccccccgattGAAGTGTTGATTTCACACAAAATAAGAGTTTTAGTTATGATATATGAACTTTACATATCCTCAAAAAACGAATTGAAGAAAACATAAATCAAAAcctaaaggaagaaaaaaaaagtcaatttaataaaaaatgtgaagAGACAATGGACGAAACAAATTATGATTAATAACAAAATCAGAAAGGAGGAAAGTAATGAAATTATATGTTTATAAAAGATGCATAGTATGTAGATACATAATGAAATTGCATTgctgagaagaaaagaaaagatgaaattataataatttaatataatt encodes the following:
- the LOC114408102 gene encoding maternal protein pumilio-like, encoding MDSPMLKMSDDNNKRNAAEDAETRFVGIPTTPSPFLHPDHVAVGSPITRVPLAPSPAPPPPSPCRFWLDPAYPVWGHDFSRINFFDATQTDNMPFEPYASYFNETGTLPYVNNTQTNMGLDPYAFCFNETGTFPSLPYHQHVNNVPLFDKGYTLGTPDDHANLVYHHLVDQRRRQLEGTSDNNYQILRDRYMAASQSLHDGGGVKSPIRFSQITPQHQYPPNANITPSHYYVAAKQKAELSPFLSPRRIGGDLATAFRYDNNGVFLQGRDAKHYFENGYGSYRRSPRDDDAAAIHGVGGSVVPKNFYSAAAPSVQRSGGGDFSSLPMLLDFYSVPDAQCYIYNLAKDQNGCRFLQRMVDEGTYQDICIVFEGIIGNVVELMIDSFGNYLVQKLLDVCTDDQLLQIVLLLTNHPTQLVRISLNTHGTRVVQKLIETLTSDEQVSLVKSAIQPGFLDLIKDLNGNHVIQRCLQCFSCQDNQFIFDAAVKFCVEIATHRHGCCVLQCCIHHSTGKNRDKLVTEICKNGLLLAQDAFGNYVVQYVIESDTPAVSVKLLSQFKGSFVILSTQKFSSHVVEKCLKHIGNSRPRIVGELTSVPRFEQLLQDPYANYVIRSALLFTKGPLHASLAEIVRAHKGLRTSPYCKRIFSGSLLKK
- the LOC114410526 gene encoding uncharacterized protein LOC114410526; amino-acid sequence: MLNCQGWGHLENECGSADVREKKKKYSKKKAHMAQAKRQDDSESDSDGEAVVLMTTTCNFTSSGDLETWYLDIGCSNHMTCNSSWLVSLDDSKKCTIKLADHITIRSVGIGNITFKMSKGSLVVIEEVMYVPYMRCNLMSLG